The sequence below is a genomic window from Sphingobacterium sp. ML3W.
ACTGGAGCAGATCTACCTTGATTATATGAACAATTAAATAGTAAAATGATGAAACAGATCATATCAAACGAATGGAAATCGTTGCTCAGGGTGAAGGCTTTTTCTTATCTGACCTATTTCTTTATCATGAGCTTAGGAGTTGTTTCCTGGCTGGGAACAGTACAGAACAAGGAGCAAGATGTACAGCAAAAAAAAGCTACTGAACATGTTCGTGCGCAATGGGAAAACATTAAACAAATGAACACACATAGTGCAGCTCATTTTGGTTCGTATGCGTTTAAACCTGTTACTCCTTTGAGTAGTATGGATGATGGTGTAAGTGCGAGTACAGGAAATGTAATTCGTTTGGAAGCTCATGTCCAGAATGAAACTGCATATTCGGAGGCTTCACAATCTCTCAGCATTTCAAAATTCGGAAAGCTTAAACCATCACTAATTCTGCAATTTGTCATCCCCTTATTTCTGATCTTTCTAGCCTTTAATTCAGTAAGCAAAGAAAAAGAACAGGGAAGATTGAAACTGCTGGTCTTACAGGGAGCCAGCCTGCCCAAATTGGTTGTAGCAAAAACCATCGGCGTCTGGACGTATGGAGTTTTATTACTGCTGTTTACCCTGGTGGTCCAGATCCTGCTGAACCTCCAAAGTATTTCGGTAGACTATTTTTGGAGATTATCTTTATTGTTCTTCTCCTACTGCGCCTACTATTATGTGGTTACGGCATTAACCGTTTATTTTTCGGCCAGATTAGCAAATAATACAGCTGCTCTTTCTTCCATGATTGCCGTATGGCTGCTATGGACCATCTTCCTGCCTAAAATATGGGGTAATTCGGTAGAGAAAATATATCCCCTGCCCAGCCGTGAGGAGTTTAAAGCTTTAATGGCTCAAGATCGTTCCCAAGGCATTGACGGTCATAATCCTTCCGATAAAAGAGGAAAGGCATTCGAGGAAAAAATACTGGCGCAGTACAAGATGGATAGTTTATCCCAACTTCCCGTCAACTTCGATGGCATGCGCATGCAACAGGACGAGGAATACGGAAATATGGTATGGGACAGGCATTTTGGGAACAAATATAAGGTGCTGGAAAAACAAAAAAAAACCTATCAATATTCCGGTATTATCAATCCCTTTGCCTCTTTACAGGATGCCAGTATGGGATTCAGCGGCAGTGACATGTTACATTTTGTGAATTTCCAATTGCAGGCAGAACACTACCGTAGGATTCTGATCAAAACCCTCAATGACAAACAGACTTATGGAGGTTCAAAAACCGGGGACTGGGGCTGGAAAGAAAACAATGATTTTTACCGGTCGGTAAAGGATTTTGAATATCGGACGCCGGTATTAAAGGAGGTTTGGTCCAGCTATAGTCTTAATCTTCTGACATTGGCACTATGGGTCGTTTTTACCACCATATTGATCATTTTTGGTTCTAAAAAAACAACTATATTATGAAAATCAGTCAGCACATAAAATTCGAAATTTTACATTTTTCAAGAAGCAGATTCAAGGTTATCTCATTGTTTCTGTTTCTTATTGCCGCCGTTTACGGGTTGCAGAGCGGATGGGAACTGTTTCAAAAACAGACACGGCAAATAACAGCCATTGAAAGCAAAAATGCCCAGAGCGTGCGTGATGTTCTAAACTGGTACGATACCCAAAAGAAAGGTCCGGAGGAAAAATACTGGATCGATATTACAACGCCTTATTGGGCAAGTATGTACGCACCGATTACTGTTTTGAAGAAACCTTCCACGTTATTGCCCTTCAGTATAGGCCAGACAGAACAGTACGGATATTACAAGAATGTCAACATCAGAAGCTCGGTATTTGATGCAGACCTGGCCGAAGAAATTTCCAATCCTGAACGATTGAGTGTAGGGACATTGGATTTCGGTTTTGTAGTGATTTATTTATTACCGTTATTGATTATCATCTTATTATTTAATGTTGGTGGACTGGAGAAAGATCTTGATTTTTACCGTTTGATAGAGGTGCAGCAGGGAGCTTCGTCCCGATGGCTTATCGCTCGATATGCATTTTATTACGGTTTATTAGGATTGTTGCTATTACTGGTAGCACTTCCTTATGCATATATGAGTGGAGCATTGTACCAACAAGCTTTTCAGTTTTTTTTATTACCTATTTTGCTGTACGGATATATGTTGCTTTGGTTTGTTATTTACTATCTAGTGAATAGAGAAGGTAAAGGAAGTGCGAGCCAAGCGATAAAGATGGTTTCTGTATGGGTGATGCTGAGTGTCATTCTTCCTGGTTCTATTCACCAATTTGCTTCATTGAAGTATCCTATGACTTACCTTACCGATTTTTTAGAAGCCAATAGGGATGAACTATACAAACTGCAGGACACACCACCGGAAAAAGTTACCCAAAATCTTTTTACAGCATATCCAGAATTGGCAAAAACAAAATCTGCAATGGAAGACAGTATCCCAGATAAAAATATCATTGGAAATTCATTGGATGCTTTGATCAATATATCAAGTAAACAAGCTGCAAAACGGGAAGAAAAATATAATGAAACCAAGAACGGTTTTATTAAAAGCACCTATTTGATAAACCCTGTGTTATTTTTTCAAAATACGCTTAATGCCCTATGTGGTACAGATTATTATGCATATCAACAGTTCAGAAGTGAAATCCAAACCGCTATCGATAAAAAAGCAGGTACTCTTTTATTCGATACCTGGAATAAGGAGGTCATAAATAAAGAAAATTACCTGAAATATCTGAGCGTGGAATAATTATCTGAATAATATTAAACTGCATTATGTACGGATGATTCAACTTGATAATTCTTGATGAAAGTTGCTTTATGAAAAGAAAATAGGCCAGATGAATTTATAAAATAGGAAAAGTCTGTCGTATCGGTGATAGCCATGCTTTTCCTTTGCATCATTTGAAATTTAATTTTATTCCAAGGAGCTAAAATTTTGCTGTAATCCTCATTGTTAATAAAGAATAAACGCGTCCTCTTGATTTATCCTTTAACAGTGAGTGTTTTTTACTTCCGGTGAGTAATGACTTTTTGCTTCAGCTGGGGTAATGTTTTAGTTGAAAAATTTGTATTAATATGCTATTATTGCTTTTCAATTCCGATTTGTTTTTGTAATTTGACTTCATTGAAAAAGCATCGGCTACGTTTGGTCGAAAATTGAACTAAAGTAAAGTTCCCTTTAGCCCGTGTTTCGCCAATACTTTTCCCTTTGCAGTTATTTTTTGGATACAGTCCAACAGATAAACCACAATAGCGGAACCATTAAGGCTTATGTATAGCGAAAGAATAATAATTAAATAAATATAAAGAAATGACAAGTAAATTTTTGACAATTGCAATGGTGATTTCAGTTTTATTAACTGCCTGTAAACAAGGATCAAAGGAAGAAAAAACGGGTAGCACAAAAACAGAACAAGTGACAGCTACGCCTAATGACATCGCTACCCAATCACTAGCTGACAAAGAAGGCAATAAACTTGCAATGTCTTTTGACAATGTCAAAGACATTGCAACAATAACAATTAATGGAGAAACAGCGGAACTTGTTAGCCAAAAACCTGCATCTGGCATTTGGTATAAGAATGACCACTATGAATTGAGAGGTAAAGGGAACGACATCCAGCTAGTGAAAGACGGAAAGGTAATTTTTGAACATCAGGACGATAAGGTCGAAATTGAAGTAAAGAATGACAGAGGCGATGTTTTAAATATGACCTTCAACAACACAGACGGAACTGTTAAAACCTATCTGAACGGAGGGGAACAAATTGATTTAGTAGCGCAAAAAGCTGCTTCCGGAATATGGTATAAAAACGACGATTACGAATTATCTGGCAAGGGTGATAAGTATGAATTATTAAAAGATGGAAAAACAGTATTCAAAAATTAAAACTACTTCGAATAACCAAGCTTTAGTTTTGTTCGCAGAACAAGATAATAAAACCTGTTGAACAAAACCTTCGAGAACTTTTCTTCTATTTTTTTTGCGAAGGAGTTGTCAGTTTTAGAGTTTAGTAGAGCAAAGCAGTATTTTTGAAATACTGCTTTTTTTGTCGTGGTAACGTGATTTTTAAGGCATCAACAACTCTTCTTTTTGCTCATAGAATACAAAAACCCCTACCTGCAAACTTATTTAATAGGGGAATTTTAGAATAAGGCTAAAAATCCTGCGACGTTTCACGCTATCAGAAATGAGGGCTGCCGTTGCAGTTTTTTACCATCTACTCTAAATAAACTGACAGTCATTGGATTTAGTATCGATTAATTTCTTTTAAAAAAGAAGGGAACTAGGTTGTCATCCTAGTTCCCTTAGCTACTAATTAGGAGACTCTTTTTCAAACCATCTTTGAAGTTTTACGTGTTGATAAACGCTATTGCCTCGCAAGGGACAATCTTGCATAGTAACTTCATTATGGAACCGTGAGCAGCTAATATTAGATTACTAAGTTCTTTAGGAACAATATTGCGCTCTTCAAAATAAAGATGTATGATTTCATTTTGTTCAGTGGTTTTTACTTGAAATATCAAAAAATAACTATATAGAAGTTTATGAGGCGTAAGTTCCATAAAAGATGACGATTTAGCAATAGTGCTAATTCCATTTAGCATCCACTATTTTTTCTTGTAAAGTGAAAAACAAATCGAATAAACTTTTGAGTCTGTACTCCTTTTACTTATCAGGTTTATTTCAATGAAACTGGTGGGACTTTCATCATTTATATCAATTATTTTTTCTATTATACCTAATTTGATTCAAGAAACATAATAAATGCCTAACTCAACAGTCCTTTTAACAATAAACTTAAAAACAAGAACAAAAAAAATGATATTGAGAAGTTATTCTCTCAATATCATTTAATTTCTTTATATCTGTAATATATTTTAAAACAGAATAATGAAATTTACATCCAATAACTTCCACTTTCAAAGGGAGTATCTACCGCCTCTTCCCAATCAGCTTCAGCTTCTTCAACAGAGACATTAAATTCATTCGCTATATCGGAAATAAATTGATCAAAATCATCACCAGAAGGACGTTCAGCAAATACTCTAACAGGAATTTTAAGATTTAAATCTTGGGTGGCTAAAAAGGCATTACTTGGTGCATTAAATGGAGATGGATTTCCGTTTTGATCTAACTTATTGCCTTTCATTATATGAACCAAAATAACATTCAAATCAAATTGGGTGTAAGATTGATTAACAAAAAAGTAACCTTTTAAACCTATTGGATCCTTGCTGCCCCGTAAGACAACACCGTTATGTGTGAACATACCATCCTCAGGATTAGTATCACGATATACATAGTCTAAAATTGTACTGGCAGCAGGAAAATCAATATCCGTATCGATTTTCTTGGCATTTTTTGATAGAAAAAAATGTTGATGAATCGGTGCATTTTTCTCGGTTGTGAATTCAGAATTCATACGTTCTCCTTTTTTATTAAAATAAATAATTTCCAAAGCATAGATTTCATCTTTAATTAACCGAATAGGCACATCTGGCTTAATTAAATTTCCGGTTTCATCGTACTCATAACTGATTTCCTGAACGGATTTGAAATATTTAACGTTGTCATTAATGGGATTTCCATGAAAAGTTGCACCATGCAGATGTCCACGGTGAAATTTAAATGTTACTTTAGCCCAATCATCATGTCCTAAATCTGAGGTTTCATCAGTGGGGGTTACAGGCATATCGTCATCTTTACTGCAAGAGGTTAATCCTAACATAATCATGACTGAGAATGCAAATAAAACGGTTTTAAACAATTGTCGTGTTTTCATAAAAAAAAAATTAAAAATTAAATTGAATGTTCACATTAATACTACGACCTCTATCGTGAACAAAATAGCGGTGTAAATTTAAATAGTCTTTATAAAGGGTATTAAATAGATTATCTATGCTACCAGTAAATCTTAAATTTAGATTTTTGTCAAATGAATATTGTGAGCTAATCGCAATATTAAATATGTTATATGCACTAGGTGTTTGGGTCGATAATTCATAATCGGGATTAAAATTCCTTTTCTTTCCTACCCAATCATGACTAATCTGTATGCTGTTATCATCGAATCTGGCAAAAAATGGAAATTGATAACTTAAGTGATTATGCAATCTTATTGGTGAAATGTTGGGCAGTGAATTTTTAGATTTAACTTCTTCTCCTTGAATCCAAGATAATTTATTTGTGAATTCTAATTTGGGAGTAATGTCTGTAATATGAATTAGATCCAATCCATATATTAAAGCATCTTGTTGCTTGAATTGGAAAATGGCCGCTGGTCCAGAAAAAAGTTGCTTGTATTGATGGGTAGGAATAGCGTAGATGTAATCATTTAGCCTATTGACGAAACCTTGAAGTTCTAAGGTTGTTTCTTTGATTTTATATTTAATGGTATTCATCCATTTTAACCCCTTTTCCGCTTTCATTTTCTTATCACCAACAAAATAAATAGGAATTCCGTGTTGCTTTCCATTAGCATACAATTCATAAGATTCGGGAACGCGCCATCCATAACTTAAAGAAGAATTAAAATCCCACTTTCCAGTAGATAATTTGGTGGCTAACTGAGTAGATAGGGAAGAAAAGTCTTTATTCTCGCCATATGTTTGCCCCAAAAAGTTAATTCCTCGAGCGTTCATTAGTGCCCAATCATAACGTAAGCCAGCGTTTAAGATCCAATGGTTAAGCAGTAAAGTATGATGTGTGTAAATTGATTTTTCTTTGTAAATATAATTAGGCAAAGCAGGCGTTACACCGGTTCCGGGTTGATTGAAATTTTCTTTGTTTCTGATTTGAAAACCAAGCGCTGAATGAAGAAAATTTTTTCTGAATTCTATTTCTGAATTGATATGAGTAGAACTCAATATCATTTCTTGAACAGGAACTGAATTTGATGTACTCCGTCTTATATCAAATTCTTCTCTATGATTTTTTTGATAGGTATATTGCGCTTTTGCAAACCAATGTGGTGCAAGTGTCCATTTGGCAGTTGCATTTGCAATTTGGTGCACACTCTTCTGATAAGGCGCTTGAATATTAAATGAATAAGGATAAGTTAGCAATGGTCTGCCCAACTCAATACGCTCTTCAAATTCTTCAATATTTCCTGTTAGCGCACCAAAATAATTACCTTGTTTGGAATTATAATTAGAATAAAAAGTTTTAATTACTACCTTATTGAGTTCGTATTCTATCTCCGCTTGATAGCTCTCTAGTCTTGTTCCGGAATTGGTTACATTATATTCTGCTGTGTGATAATCCCCATTTTGTGTATTATTACCACTTAAACGCCAACGTAGCCCCTTTATCTGGCTCAAATTTTGGTAAACTTTAAAGTTCCCTCCCCAGCCACCTGTATTACCTAAATAATGGGTTGTTACGGAACCGCTAACCTCTTTGTTAATAGGAATTCTACCTGCATTTACATTTACAACACCTCCCAGTGCATTTGAACCATATTTTACTGTTTCTGCGCCACGTAAAATACTTAAATTATTGGCTAAATCTGCATCAATTTCAGGCGAATGTGCGTCTGCCCAGTCCTGATTTTCTAATTTCACACCATTAATCATATATACTAATCGACTACTGGATAAACCATCTATTATTGGTTTAGAAACATTCGTCCCAGACTTACGAATTTGAACTCCAGATAAGGATTCCAAATGATGTGCTAAATCTTTGCCTGTATTGGTACGATGTATGAAATCACTAACTTTCTGAGGTTGATAAATAGATTTATGCGGATTGATATATTTTAATATAACCTCATCTAATTGTACTACTGTACTATCACTTTGCCCAAATACTGATATATTAACCAATAGTAAAGCAAGGAATAGTATTTTATGATAATGCATTTTTTTTTGTTTTAATTTTAAAGAAGGTTACGGGCTTTGCTGTCAGTAAGATCATTCTCAGCAATTGATATACGCGTATTATGATTATGCTCATTTAAACCATAATTAAATTTGGTCTCGCTTTTGTACAGGTACTGCCCTGGCGAAAATGCGCCCCTTCGATCCATCAATTCCAACGTAACATCATAATGAGACGCTAAAGTAAGCCCACCAAGACGAAGGGTAGTAATATTGTCCATTGCAAATCCAAGCAGACAAAAATTGTCGAACCCTACTCCATAAGAAGAACTTTGTACGGAAGGATCTGACATCAAAATATCGTGAACAGTTATGGCTGATATTCCCCGTATGTTCTTTGCCCCAAAAGTTTGTATTGTCAGCGGTACGTCCATTATATCCTTGCTCTCAAATCCTCCCACGTTTACTTCAAAGGATTCTCTTAGAAGTGCGGTAATAATTACTTCCTGTAATAAGGTTGTTGTATCTTTCGGAATTCCTTGACCGAAAAGAGAAGAGGAGAACGTTGCACTAAAAAAAATGTAGGAGGAAAGAACCACTACCTTTTTTCGTATTGATTTGCGAGGTAAAATATTCTCAAATTCACAAAAACGCTTATTAATAGATTTATTCATATATTTTATGGGCTAATTATTTATATTTGCAATCAATGCAACATTGTTGCAAATATAACGATTATATCCACAAACGCAACATTGTTGCTGTAATAAAATAATAGAAAGATGAAACAAACAAGAAATACAGTAGCTAAGGCGGAAATATTAAGATTTATCAGCCAATCTGAAATTGCTCTATCTCATTCTGAAATACAACATACTCTGAATGGCTTGCGTGATAGGGTTACTACTTACAGAATATTAGATTGACCTCCTCCCAAAAAACTGGAGCATTTAAAAGTAGAGAATTCGGATTTGAATTACTAATTTTAAATAGGAGGAAAAACGATGAAAAGATCGAAGTTTACCGAAGCTCAGATCGCCTTTGCGATCAAGCAGTCTGAGACGGGTACCCGGGTGGAGGAAGTCTGCCGTAAAATGGGTATCAGCGAGGCGACATTCTACAATTGGAAGAAAAAATACGGAGGTCTGGGTATCTCCGAACTTCGAAAACTGCGCCAGCTTGAAGAAGAAAATGCTCAGCTGAAGAAGTTTGTTGCCGATCTGAGTTTGGATAAACAGATGTTGCAGGATGTGTTAAAAAAAACTAAGCATAGCGTCTCATGAATTCCATAGGAAATATACAATAATGAATAAAAGTATTGAGACCTTCTCAACGTAGAAAAATACTGAAGGGATTAGTTGCGGACTATCGGGTTTCATTGCGGAAAGCATGCAAGGTATCACTACTAAGTACTTCTGTTTGGTACTATAAAGCCCACCGTCGCAAAAATCTTCCATTACGCTTAAGGTTACGTAATATAGCCGAAACATGGGTACGTTATGGACTCTGGCGAGTCTATATTCTTTTACGTCGTGAAGGTTGGTCTGACAACCATAAACGTGTATATCGGATCTATAAAGAAGAAGGTCTAGAACTTAAGGAGTAAACGCCCTCGATGCGACAGAGCAGCCTCTCATCGTTCTGAAAGACCTTCGTTTTCCAATTTACATGACTGCTGGAGCATGGAGTTAGCTTCGCTGCTACTTCGTGGTTGTGGCAGACGCACTGTTTGACGGGAAGAAAATCCGTTGCTTAACTATAGTGGATAATTATAGTCGTAAATGCATGGCGATCCATGTTGGACAGGGTATAAAAGGCTATCAGGTTGTAGAAGTTCTGGAAGAATTGAGGTTGTTTAAAGGAGCCAAAACAAAGAAAATTCAAGTGGATAATGGCTCTGAATTGCAAAGCAATCATGAACTCCGAGAAAAACAGACACGAGTGAATAATTTATCTCAAAGGAAATGGATAGGTGGGACTACGAACAAAAAGTTGAACTTGTCTTTTCAAGACCTGGAAAACCTACGGATAATGCGTATATTGAGTCGTTCAATGGGAGCTTTCGTGATGAATGCTTAAACACCAATTGGTTCCTTTCGTTGGAGGTTGCTAAGCAGAAAATTGAAGACTGGAGAGACGAATATAACACTTTCAGACCCCATAGCTGTTTAGGGGATTTAACACCTGAAATGTTTATTGAAAATCAGGTCAAAACAGCAAATTTTTCTACTTTAGAATACTCCTGAAATTGGAATGACGTCATCGTCCTGATGGTCAATACTTCTGTTTGATGGACGACTGATGGACCATTTGTAAAATCCAGCTCTACTCACTTTAAATACTGAACACATCTTCCCAACTAAAAATATACTGCTATGATTCTTTATGAACATGAATATTTGTTGTCGCCCTTGGAGAAGACGCTGATAGCCTTTTTTAAAATGTCGCGCTCCATCTGCGTTTCTCGCAGTTCTTTCTTCAATAATGCCAGCTCTTGTTCAGCTGCACTGAGGATAACTTTACCATTCCCAGGGAAGCTACTGCTTTGTTTAATCGAAAACTCTTTCCGCCAACGGTACAACAATGCAGGACTGACATCTAGTTCTTTGGCCAGTGCACTCAAATCTGTACGGGTATTACTCAGTTCAACACTCATGATCTTGAACTCTTTAGGGTATGCTTTTCTTTCTCGTGACATAATTTCTGTTAAGTTATCAAATTCCCTTAACTTACTGTCTACTCAAAGATAGCAACTCCAAAGTAAGTGTACTCAAATTCGTTTCTTCCTGAATGGAGAAACCTAAAAAGCTCATTTGTCCAGTAATTTTTCCTTGCAAATGGCGCACTTCACCAAAAGCAACATTTATTGCTTTATTATTCCAAGTAAAATTTGTCCAGTTTTTATGTTGATAGATGTATTTTGCCATTGCTTTTTTTATTCTTACGGTGAATAATACAATTAATCTCCGCAATCAAATTGAACACCTTAGATAAATATTATCTTTTTACGTCTAAAAATTGGATTTAGTACGAATACATAATGTCCAGACACTGTCTGGACACCTGACTTGGTTATTTATTTGTAAACTTTTAATCATTGGTGATAAAAACAAAAAAAGCTTTTTGGAACTGAAAATAAAGCGATGAATTTCATTAAATTCAATCATGCAGATATACTTAAGGAATCTGGATTTGCACCAACGCGATGGTACCATTGCGAAGTATGTGACGGGTGGCATATCAGCAGCAGCAAAAAATTGAATTTTGCACCTCCCGAATTACCTGAAATAGCTACTGCCCCAACGATACTACACTTGCCTAATCAATACAAAGGATTGAGAGCTAGAGATAGAAAACCACTCTAAAACCGTCCTAGTTAGCAGCAAGCTTTACCTCTCGACCAAGCAGATTCATCAAAAGCTCTTGGAGCATTTTTTTTGAAACAATATTTCCATCCTGCTTATTATAGCAGATTACAAAAGCTACAAGAAGAAGAGAAAATAGAATACCGTGGCGAAGGTAAATCTGGAGGCTACTGGGTTGTTGATTAAGGAGCATGCTAAATGAAACTATCGGTAGCCGAATATGGGGCTTGAACTTTCCCACAGAAAACAGCTGGAAGAGATGATAAATGCGATCTTAATGAAAGAAAGAAAATAATAATCGGTTGGAATAACCCAAATTATTGACCATATCTTTACAAAAGTCAATAAGCTGAGCTCTTAAGAAAAGCTACTTTTGTACATGTTTAAAAATACTCGATCTGCAATAGTGGTTTTGTTGTTTCTTTTAATACCCGTGAGCAAGAGCTTTTCTCAAATCGGAGTTGGAATAAAATTTGGTGGAAATTTATCCCATGCTGATGGATTATCATTCCACTCATCGAATCGCGTCGGTTTTCAAGCCGGAGGAATAATTAGCTATCATTTTAGACCTAATATGGCTATTCAAGTAGAACCTACATATAACATCAGCCGCATAAGGGCAAATTCTGAAACTGTCGATTACCTTAACGGGATTGCTAAAGGAAACAAGGCACTCCAATTTTTTGATTTCCTTATATTGTTTAAATTGAACGTTACCTCAGGTTTTGCATTGTTGGGTGGTATAGAATTCAATGAACTTCTAAATGAGGATAAATATCATCTGAATAATGGAGAGAGGGCATTTAATAGCGGCTCTCAATTAGGTTACACTTTTGGATTAGAATTGGGAAAATTATATTTTCGATATCGAGCTGTAGAAAGAAAAACCGTGGTATACCGCAATTGGAACACGCTTATTGAGCAATATCAAATTGGCGTAAAATGGATTGTTTTTTAAACAATCCATTTTAGTTAAAATACAGTTTATTATATCGACAAAAGATATTCCTAGAAAAAATTAATGAAGCCAAAAGCGGAATTTGGATAGACTCCTGATTTAAAAAATAAACCTCTTTAACAACAGCATCTCTCGCTGACTTCAAAATACCAACCAACAGCTCAAATTCCTACGGAAGACAATCATTAACTCCATATTTTTTAAATAGCCTTTCAGGTATAGTTTCAGTGGTAAATTTACCTGTACATAGTAAACATGCACAGATTCATAATTGAAATGAGGCCTATGGTCATCTCATTAAGATATAAAAGCAGTAGCGTCCTAAACGTTGAAAAAAGTGGCGGTGTTTTGCTATAGCAAAGTTGCTATATTTAAATCGTCAAATTTTAACACACCGCCATGGTAAATTTAAACGTTTTTAGTCAGATTTTATCACTTATCGACCGCGAATTATTCAAGGTTTTGGTTGCTAAGCACAAGAGTGACAAACATTGTAAAGGGATCAACAGCTGGACGCATCTTGCTAGCATGTTGTTTTGCCATTTTTCTTCTGCAGATTCAGTTCGTGATATCAGTAATGGCTTACGTAGTACGACTGGTAATTTGAACCATTTAGGTGTTGGTAGAGCACCCAGCAAGTCCAATATTTCCTATATCAACAAGCACCGCACCCATGAACTCTTTAAAGATCTGTACTTTTCGCTATTAGATAAGCTATGGCAAAAGGATACCCATTTGCGCAAAGATCTAACGCAATTAAAGCGCAAGGTTTATCTGATGGATGCCAGTATCATCCCTTTATGTTTATCTGTATTTGACTGGGCTAAATTTAGAAGCACCAAAGGTGCTGTAAAACTGCACACTGTGCTGGATTATGATGGATGTCTTCCTGTTTTCATGCAGATTACAGACGGGAAAGTTCATGAAAGCCAGCGTGCGGGTAGCTATAGTTTTTCCAAAGGAAGCGTTGTAGTGGTGGATAGAGGTTATGTGGATTACAACTGGCTCGGGGATTTGGACAGCAGAGGTTGTTATTTTGTTACCAGGAGTAAAACTAACATGAAGTACAACGTTATCAAGTCATACCAGAGTGAAGCACTCCTTGAAAAGGGAATCATTAAAGATGAGATCATTGAGCTTTCTGGTCCATCAGCAGATAGATAC
It includes:
- a CDS encoding DUF3526 domain-containing protein; this translates as MMKQIISNEWKSLLRVKAFSYLTYFFIMSLGVVSWLGTVQNKEQDVQQKKATEHVRAQWENIKQMNTHSAAHFGSYAFKPVTPLSSMDDGVSASTGNVIRLEAHVQNETAYSEASQSLSISKFGKLKPSLILQFVIPLFLIFLAFNSVSKEKEQGRLKLLVLQGASLPKLVVAKTIGVWTYGVLLLLFTLVVQILLNLQSISVDYFWRLSLLFFSYCAYYYVVTALTVYFSARLANNTAALSSMIAVWLLWTIFLPKIWGNSVEKIYPLPSREEFKALMAQDRSQGIDGHNPSDKRGKAFEEKILAQYKMDSLSQLPVNFDGMRMQQDEEYGNMVWDRHFGNKYKVLEKQKKTYQYSGIINPFASLQDASMGFSGSDMLHFVNFQLQAEHYRRILIKTLNDKQTYGGSKTGDWGWKENNDFYRSVKDFEYRTPVLKEVWSSYSLNLLTLALWVVFTTILIIFGSKKTTIL
- a CDS encoding DUF3526 domain-containing protein — translated: MKISQHIKFEILHFSRSRFKVISLFLFLIAAVYGLQSGWELFQKQTRQITAIESKNAQSVRDVLNWYDTQKKGPEEKYWIDITTPYWASMYAPITVLKKPSTLLPFSIGQTEQYGYYKNVNIRSSVFDADLAEEISNPERLSVGTLDFGFVVIYLLPLLIIILLFNVGGLEKDLDFYRLIEVQQGASSRWLIARYAFYYGLLGLLLLLVALPYAYMSGALYQQAFQFFLLPILLYGYMLLWFVIYYLVNREGKGSASQAIKMVSVWVMLSVILPGSIHQFASLKYPMTYLTDFLEANRDELYKLQDTPPEKVTQNLFTAYPELAKTKSAMEDSIPDKNIIGNSLDALINISSKQAAKREEKYNETKNGFIKSTYLINPVLFFQNTLNALCGTDYYAYQQFRSEIQTAIDKKAGTLLFDTWNKEVINKENYLKYLSVE
- a CDS encoding MliC family protein; amino-acid sequence: MTSKFLTIAMVISVLLTACKQGSKEEKTGSTKTEQVTATPNDIATQSLADKEGNKLAMSFDNVKDIATITINGETAELVSQKPASGIWYKNDHYELRGKGNDIQLVKDGKVIFEHQDDKVEIEVKNDRGDVLNMTFNNTDGTVKTYLNGGEQIDLVAQKAASGIWYKNDDYELSGKGDKYELLKDGKTVFKN
- a CDS encoding TonB-dependent receptor plug domain-containing protein, giving the protein MHYHKILFLALLLVNISVFGQSDSTVVQLDEVILKYINPHKSIYQPQKVSDFIHRTNTGKDLAHHLESLSGVQIRKSGTNVSKPIIDGLSSSRLVYMINGVKLENQDWADAHSPEIDADLANNLSILRGAETVKYGSNALGGVVNVNAGRIPINKEVSGSVTTHYLGNTGGWGGNFKVYQNLSQIKGLRWRLSGNNTQNGDYHTAEYNVTNSGTRLESYQAEIEYELNKVVIKTFYSNYNSKQGNYFGALTGNIEEFEERIELGRPLLTYPYSFNIQAPYQKSVHQIANATAKWTLAPHWFAKAQYTYQKNHREEFDIRRSTSNSVPVQEMILSSTHINSEIEFRKNFLHSALGFQIRNKENFNQPGTGVTPALPNYIYKEKSIYTHHTLLLNHWILNAGLRYDWALMNARGINFLGQTYGENKDFSSLSTQLATKLSTGKWDFNSSLSYGWRVPESYELYANGKQHGIPIYFVGDKKMKAEKGLKWMNTIKYKIKETTLELQGFVNRLNDYIYAIPTHQYKQLFSGPAAIFQFKQQDALIYGLDLIHITDITPKLEFTNKLSWIQGEEVKSKNSLPNISPIRLHNHLSYQFPFFARFDDNSIQISHDWVGKKRNFNPDYELSTQTPSAYNIFNIAISSQYSFDKNLNLRFTGSIDNLFNTLYKDYLNLHRYFVHDRGRSINVNIQFNF
- a CDS encoding transposase; this translates as MSRERKAYPKEFKIMSVELSNTRTDLSALAKELDVSPALLYRWRKEFSIKQSSSFPGNGKVILSAAEQELALLKKELRETQMERDILKKAISVFSKGDNKYSCS
- a CDS encoding DUF4172 domain-containing protein; this translates as MAKYIYQHKNWTNFTWNNKAINVAFGEVRHLQGKITGQMSFLGFSIQEETNLSTLTLELLSLSRQ
- a CDS encoding outer membrane beta-barrel protein — protein: MFKNTRSAIVVLLFLLIPVSKSFSQIGVGIKFGGNLSHADGLSFHSSNRVGFQAGGIISYHFRPNMAIQVEPTYNISRIRANSETVDYLNGIAKGNKALQFFDFLILFKLNVTSGFALLGGIEFNELLNEDKYHLNNGERAFNSGSQLGYTFGLELGKLYFRYRAVERKTVVYRNWNTLIEQYQIGVKWIVF